A region of Bradyrhizobium sp. SZCCHNS1050 DNA encodes the following proteins:
- a CDS encoding CoA pyrophosphatase — MPMPFDDATRRKIASCCAGFVRLEATAAAASLKRAAVVIALAPHHETGNTALLLTLRAAGLRSHGGQWALPGGRCDAGETTVEAALRELAEELGLILAPDAVLGLLDDYPTRSGYLITPVVVWAGDGRTLRPNPDEVSSVHRIGLDAITADDAFDFTVIPESTRRVIRFHAREGLIHAPTAALIYQFREVLSGRDTRVHELEQPVFAWK, encoded by the coding sequence ATGCCGATGCCGTTCGACGATGCCACCAGGCGGAAAATCGCAAGCTGCTGCGCGGGCTTCGTGCGGTTGGAGGCGACTGCGGCGGCGGCCTCGCTGAAGCGCGCGGCGGTGGTGATCGCGCTGGCCCCCCACCACGAGACCGGCAACACGGCGCTGCTGCTCACTCTGCGTGCCGCAGGGCTGCGCAGCCATGGCGGGCAATGGGCGCTGCCGGGCGGACGCTGCGACGCCGGCGAAACCACGGTCGAGGCCGCCCTGCGCGAGCTCGCAGAGGAGCTCGGGCTGATCCTGGCGCCGGATGCGGTGCTGGGCCTGCTCGACGACTACCCGACACGGTCGGGCTATCTGATTACCCCGGTCGTGGTATGGGCGGGCGATGGCCGCACGCTGCGACCGAATCCGGACGAGGTCTCCTCGGTGCACCGGATCGGCCTGGATGCGATCACGGCGGATGACGCGTTCGACTTCACCGTGATCCCAGAGAGCACGCGGCGCGTGATCCGCTTTCACGCCCGCGAGGGCCTCATTCACGCGCCCACCGCAGCGCTGATCTATCAGTTCCGCGAGGTGCTGTCCGGCCGCGACACCCGGGTGCATGAGCTGGAACAGCCGGTGTTTGCCTGGAAGTAG
- a CDS encoding SDR family oxidoreductase — translation MDRLRGKVALVVGAGSIGPGWGNGKATAVTFARQGAKVFCVDRNKDAAAETASIISGEGGQAEAFTADVSKAVEVEAMVKACVAAYGRIDVLDNNVGIAEMGSVVDVEEAEWDRVFAVNLKSAYLAMKHVIPVMIGQGGGSIINISSVASIRQVGIFYVSYGASKAAMNQMTRTTAVEFAPKHVRVNAILPGLMKTPMVEHSAGLAASYAKGDVEEMWRKRDAQVPMGHMGDAFDVANAALFLASDESRYVTGTMLVVDGGLTCRS, via the coding sequence ATGGATCGTCTCAGGGGCAAGGTGGCGCTGGTGGTCGGTGCGGGCTCGATCGGGCCGGGCTGGGGCAACGGCAAGGCCACGGCCGTGACCTTTGCGCGGCAGGGCGCCAAGGTGTTCTGCGTCGACCGCAACAAGGACGCCGCCGCGGAGACCGCCTCGATCATTTCAGGCGAAGGCGGGCAGGCCGAGGCGTTCACCGCCGACGTCTCGAAGGCCGTCGAGGTCGAGGCGATGGTGAAGGCTTGCGTTGCCGCCTATGGCCGTATCGACGTGCTCGACAACAATGTCGGCATCGCCGAGATGGGCAGCGTCGTCGATGTCGAGGAGGCCGAGTGGGATCGCGTGTTCGCGGTCAACCTCAAGAGCGCCTATCTCGCCATGAAGCACGTCATTCCGGTGATGATCGGGCAGGGCGGCGGCTCCATCATCAACATCTCTTCTGTCGCCTCGATCCGCCAGGTCGGCATCTTCTATGTCAGCTATGGCGCCAGCAAGGCGGCGATGAACCAGATGACGCGCACGACCGCGGTCGAGTTCGCGCCGAAGCACGTCCGCGTCAATGCGATCCTGCCCGGGCTCATGAAGACGCCGATGGTCGAGCACTCAGCGGGGCTGGCCGCGAGCTACGCCAAGGGCGATGTCGAGGAGATGTGGCGCAAGCGTGATGCGCAGGTGCCGATGGGGCACATGGGCGACGCCTTCGACGTCGCCAATGCCGCCTTGTTCCTCGCCTCCGACGAGTCGCGCTATGTCACCGGCACCATGCTGGTGGTGGATGGCGGGCTGACCTGCCGGAGTTAG
- a CDS encoding TAXI family TRAP transporter solute-binding subunit yields the protein MRFSKISGTATGFILAAACLLAAPAAQAQSFINVLTGGTSGVYYPLGVAIGKIYGDKIPNVKTQVQATKASVENLILLQQGRGELAFALGDSLKAAWNGEEEAGFKSKLDKLRTIGAIYPNYIQIVATAESGIKTLADLKGKSLSVGAPKSGTELNSRAILAAAGMSYKDLGKVEYLPFAESVDLMKNRQLGATLQSAGLGVASLKDLSTSSPITVVSVPKEVVDKIGPPFVAATIPANTYTGQDKDVPTAAVINYLVTSSAVSDDLAYQMTKLIFESLPELANAHAAGKEIKLETAAQDSPVPLHPGAIRYYKEKGILK from the coding sequence ATGCGCTTCTCGAAAATCTCTGGCACTGCAACCGGTTTCATTCTGGCAGCCGCCTGCCTGCTCGCGGCGCCAGCGGCGCAGGCCCAGAGCTTCATCAACGTGCTCACCGGCGGCACGTCGGGCGTCTACTATCCGCTCGGTGTCGCGATCGGGAAGATCTACGGCGACAAGATCCCCAATGTGAAAACCCAGGTGCAGGCGACCAAGGCCTCCGTCGAGAACCTGATCCTGCTGCAGCAGGGACGCGGCGAACTCGCCTTCGCGCTCGGCGACTCCCTGAAGGCCGCCTGGAACGGCGAGGAGGAGGCCGGTTTCAAGTCCAAGCTGGACAAGCTGCGCACGATCGGCGCGATCTATCCGAACTACATCCAGATCGTCGCGACGGCAGAGTCCGGCATCAAGACGCTGGCGGATCTCAAGGGCAAGAGTCTGTCGGTCGGCGCGCCGAAGTCCGGCACCGAGCTCAACTCGCGCGCGATCCTCGCCGCCGCCGGCATGAGCTACAAGGATCTCGGCAAGGTGGAGTATCTGCCGTTCGCCGAATCGGTCGACCTGATGAAGAACCGGCAGCTCGGCGCCACCTTGCAGTCGGCTGGCCTTGGCGTCGCATCGTTGAAGGATCTATCGACCTCGTCGCCGATCACCGTGGTGTCGGTGCCGAAGGAGGTCGTCGACAAGATCGGGCCCCCGTTCGTCGCGGCGACCATCCCGGCCAACACCTATACCGGCCAGGACAAGGACGTGCCGACCGCGGCCGTGATCAACTATCTCGTCACCAGCTCGGCGGTATCCGACGATCTCGCCTACCAGATGACCAAGCTGATCTTCGAGTCGCTGCCGGAGCTCGCCAATGCGCATGCCGCCGGCAAGGAGATCAAGCTGGAGACGGCGGCGCAGGACAGCCCGGTGCCGCTGCACCCCGGCGCGATCCGCTACTACAAGGAAAAGGGCATCCTGAAATAA
- a CDS encoding TRAP transporter permease codes for METPVKVEFDNFEHGFPEGFGPGRWGYLAYGIGLAFAIFQLYVAAFNYLPSQVVRGVHVGFLLLLTFGLIGNFTARTDAGRIAGWTIGAIGFLCGLYQWIFYADLIARDGDPTRTDLVVGTLLAVLIFEGTRRLMGLALPLMCGACLLYWFFGQYLPAPLNHRGYDFDQVITHLSFGTEGFYGVPIYVSATYIFLFILFGSFLEHAGMIQLFTDVSLGLFGRTRGGPAKVAVFASGMMGTISGSGVANVVTVGQFTIPLMIRFGYRRAFAAGVEATASMGGQIMPPVMGAVAFIMAETLGVDYSVIVKAAVIPAILYFASAFWMVHLEAGKHGLTGMKPSEIPSAWKALVARWYLVLPLAALVYMLFEGFTPLYAGSMGLALTVALILGTSITMGFSNQVLRYVFWIGLALVVGALSRNGLQIIPVASVVVALIVITGFVRGGMGTLHACRDSLAESAKSALTVGMACAIVGVIIGMMTQTGVGSIFGSWVIGLGKTSLFAALIMTMLLSILLGTGIPTIPTYIITAALAAPALAKLGVPLIASHMFAFYYGIMADLSPPVALAALAAAPIAKENPDKIGWEAMRIALAGYVIPFLFVYSPALMLQPGDPMETQLGFIGAVAYASVKALISIGLFGMVAIGFLYVRMTLVERLLAFVASVCLLGEFPYSDVLGFALAVVIVAWQWRQRPPAAVAASA; via the coding sequence ATGGAAACGCCGGTCAAGGTCGAGTTCGACAATTTCGAGCACGGCTTTCCGGAAGGCTTCGGCCCCGGCCGCTGGGGCTATCTCGCCTACGGCATCGGGCTCGCCTTTGCGATATTCCAGCTCTACGTCGCCGCCTTCAACTATCTGCCGAGCCAGGTCGTGCGCGGCGTCCATGTCGGCTTCCTACTGCTGCTGACCTTCGGCCTGATCGGCAACTTCACCGCCAGGACCGACGCCGGGCGCATCGCGGGCTGGACCATCGGCGCCATCGGCTTCCTGTGCGGCCTCTATCAGTGGATTTTCTATGCCGACCTGATCGCGCGCGACGGCGATCCGACGCGCACCGATCTCGTGGTCGGAACCCTGCTGGCGGTACTGATCTTCGAGGGCACGCGCCGGCTGATGGGGCTCGCGCTGCCGCTGATGTGCGGCGCCTGCCTGTTGTACTGGTTCTTCGGCCAGTATCTGCCGGCGCCGCTCAACCATCGCGGCTATGATTTCGATCAGGTGATTACACACCTCTCCTTCGGCACCGAGGGCTTCTACGGCGTGCCGATCTACGTCTCGGCGACCTACATCTTCCTGTTCATCCTGTTCGGCTCGTTCCTCGAGCATGCCGGCATGATCCAGCTGTTCACCGACGTCTCGCTCGGCCTGTTCGGTCGCACCCGCGGCGGTCCTGCCAAGGTCGCGGTGTTCGCCTCCGGCATGATGGGCACGATCTCCGGCTCGGGCGTCGCCAACGTCGTCACTGTCGGCCAGTTCACGATTCCGCTGATGATCAGGTTCGGCTACCGCCGCGCCTTTGCGGCCGGCGTCGAAGCCACCGCGTCGATGGGCGGACAGATCATGCCGCCCGTGATGGGCGCGGTCGCCTTCATCATGGCCGAAACCCTGGGCGTCGACTACTCGGTGATCGTCAAGGCGGCGGTCATTCCAGCCATTCTCTATTTCGCCTCGGCGTTCTGGATGGTGCATCTGGAGGCCGGCAAGCACGGCCTGACCGGCATGAAGCCGTCGGAGATCCCGAGCGCCTGGAAGGCGCTGGTGGCGCGCTGGTATCTCGTGCTGCCGCTCGCCGCGCTGGTCTACATGCTGTTCGAGGGTTTCACGCCGCTGTATGCGGGCTCGATGGGACTCGCGCTGACGGTGGCGCTGATCCTGGGCACCTCGATCACCATGGGCTTCTCCAACCAGGTGCTGCGCTACGTCTTCTGGATCGGGCTCGCGCTCGTCGTCGGCGCGCTGTCGCGCAACGGCCTGCAGATCATTCCCGTCGCCTCCGTCGTCGTTGCGCTCATCGTCATCACCGGCTTCGTGCGCGGCGGAATGGGCACCTTGCACGCCTGCCGCGATTCCCTGGCTGAAAGTGCGAAGTCGGCGCTGACCGTCGGCATGGCCTGCGCGATCGTCGGCGTCATCATCGGCATGATGACGCAGACCGGCGTCGGCTCGATCTTCGGAAGCTGGGTGATCGGCCTCGGCAAGACCAGCCTGTTCGCGGCGCTGATCATGACCATGCTGCTGTCGATCCTGCTCGGCACCGGCATCCCGACCATCCCGACCTACATCATCACCGCGGCACTGGCGGCCCCCGCGCTCGCCAAGCTGGGCGTGCCCCTGATCGCGAGCCACATGTTCGCGTTCTACTACGGCATCATGGCCGACCTTTCGCCGCCGGTCGCGCTGGCCGCGCTGGCGGCCGCCCCGATCGCCAAGGAGAATCCCGACAAGATCGGCTGGGAGGCGATGCGGATCGCGCTCGCCGGCTACGTCATTCCGTTCCTGTTCGTCTACTCGCCCGCGCTGATGCTGCAGCCGGGTGACCCGATGGAGACGCAACTCGGCTTCATCGGCGCGGTGGCGTATGCTTCCGTCAAGGCGCTGATCTCGATCGGCCTGTTCGGCATGGTGGCGATCGGCTTCCTGTACGTGCGCATGACCCTGGTCGAGCGCCTGCTGGCGTTTGTCGCGTCCGTCTGCCTACTCGGCGAATTTCCCTACAGTGACGTGCTGGGATTTGCCCTGGCGGTGGTGATCGTGGCGTGGCAGTGGCGGCAGCGGCCGCCGGCTGCCGTGGCGGCGTCCGCTTGA
- a CDS encoding DUF1850 domain-containing protein, protein MSLCLASSGVVKALTLAGFTLAWTHSVEKTAWQEDWRVTSDGLELVQARVKGSGAGMEPPPEARLVDGWFQWQTQRGPLSRIVLANSGAAGEWRICADGQCRTLSDIFGHDIGAATITMSACTE, encoded by the coding sequence TTGAGCCTCTGCCTCGCCTCATCAGGTGTGGTGAAGGCGCTGACCCTCGCCGGCTTCACCTTGGCCTGGACCCACTCGGTCGAGAAGACCGCGTGGCAGGAGGACTGGCGCGTCACGTCTGACGGTCTCGAACTGGTGCAGGCGCGCGTCAAGGGCTCCGGCGCGGGCATGGAGCCGCCGCCGGAGGCGCGGCTGGTCGACGGCTGGTTCCAGTGGCAGACCCAGCGGGGGCCGCTGTCGCGGATCGTGCTCGCCAATTCCGGCGCGGCCGGCGAGTGGCGCATCTGCGCGGACGGGCAATGCCGGACGCTGTCGGACATCTTCGGCCATGACATCGGCGCAGCGACCATCACGATGAGCGCCTGTACCGAATAA